GACAACAGTGTTCAACACCCAGTCCAATCCATTGAACTCAGCTTTTCATCCGGGCCTGGAGGTGCTTGGGACGACAGAGAATTGATCAATGCTGCCAACTCGGCTATGAAGGAGTTTCACGTATGTTTATGTCATCAGCTAGTCAACCGGGAGATTGAAAGCTTACGATAATTGGCAGATACATCATCCAGGACCTGGTAGCTGGCTCGACAAGGCGACAGCAGCCATGGCTCTGGGGCGGCCATTGCCTGGAGCCAACGATTATGGATCCGCGTAAGTTATCTGTTAGTCCCTTCATAAGTAATCTCTGAAACAGTATTATCAGATGGTACACCGCCTCTACTCCTGCCGCACCTGTCGAGGAGACATCTTCAGCTGCTCccccaaagaagaagcgcaAGACAGTCAAGAAGCCCAACGCTGTCAACCCCTATGATCCCGTCAATACAACCTACAATTCAGCTGGCAATGGGGCTGGACCGTCAGGCACTGCTATAATAAACAGAAATGGTCGGGCAAGCCCAGTTTATCAACCGCCGTCCCCAGGTGGGCTAAATGCTGTCGAGCAAGCGCAGGTTGAGGCAGACGAACAAGCCGCGGAGGATGCGGAGTGGGGAGATGTCGAGGAGAAttgggatgaggaagatgaggaagatgaggaagaaggagactgGGAGACGGAGGATTATACCTATCCTAGGCAAGCAGGGCCGGTCCAACCGCAGCCTGCCCCCCCCGCTCCAGCGTACGGCGTCTACCCTGCGGCTGGTATTTCAAGGGACGAAGCGCTTGGGCATGCTATGACGGCACAGTACTGGGCAGGGTATTGGATGGGTATTGCACAAACaaaagaagccgaagagaagaaatgcaGACGGAAAACGCCAAGGCCAGATAAGGCCgtggttgaggaggaacaggagCAGCAACAACCTTCAAACCTGATCGTTACAAAGCACCAGTATAGTTTCAATATGCTCAATGGGTTAAAGCGTTAGTGGAACATGCATACGACTAGGTGTTTTGAAAGTCATGACAAAGCTATCTAAACACTCGACCGAAACTGTTTTTGACCAGGCCGCCAACCATCTGGCCACTAAGGCCACCAAGATCGAAGCCAAAAACGTTTCCGCTGACAACTCGGTTGGCCCATCGTTGCTGGGCGTCGCGATCGGCATATCTGAAAGAAGTGAGCAAATCATATAGGGATCGTGAGAGGCACATACGTGAATCCCAAGAGATTCGATAAGTTGAACACGAGAGCTAGCACTACGATGGGCAAAAATCTTGGTCAAGTCAGATGGTGGCCTAGCAAAACTGGAACAGAACAGACTGACGAAACATTGAATTTGAGGAGGGACACGACTAAGAGTGCTAACCATCCTAAAGGATACGCATAGAGGGCAATCTACAACGATATCATCAATTTGGTCCTTGCCTTCCGCACAGCTATCTACACTGACCCAAAACATCCTTAGTTGCCAATAATCAGTGACCGATCGATCAATACAGCGGAAGGAGAACTCACTTGGCATCAATAGGATTGGCCGGTCGAGAAGGCTGTTGTATTTCAATTAGCACATATCTTTTGTTATGTTAGCCTTCATCAGAGTACTTACGTCCCTCGACTCAAACACCCAAGcactctctccttcctcatccacctcGTTCCAGTACCTCAACCCGACCAGTGTTCTCCCAGCGACATTCTTTCATGAATAACAGTCAGAGACATCCCCTATGTGGATGATTCGCATACTTACTCGTGTATTCCAAAAATCGATAGAAAGGAGCACTACAACAAGCACGATCTATACTATTCATCAGCTTACAACGTCCTACTGTCCCAGATGCTGCAAACCACTGACACTCAACACATAGTTATCTGTGACTATGCCAGAAAGTAAGCCTTTGTCCTTCGCAGTTATGCATATCCACTCACATAATCCGCATAGAACATAGACCGCGATAGCTGCACTCCTGAACAAATATAGAAATGCCAAAGCCATAGGATGACTTGATTGCTTCAAGATACCCCTCTTTATCCCTCATTAGATCAATTCATCACCTTAAGTAACCGAGGACCTACAATaccaccctcctccacacTCCCAATACCAGAAGTTTGTGTTCCCGGGACAAGGACCACCGGCGTTTGTGAGGGTcgaggtgaagatgatgtgcCAATGTTACCCTGGGGGACGGATGGAGCCTCTTCATCGGGTTCGATGGTCCCTGACAGGAGTGGCGCATTGGCGGACATATTAATCACTTACTTAGAGGGAGCTGAATTGGGGGTAACGTTGAATGAATGTAACTGATCAAAGGCGATTGATGCAAGCGCGGGTTATTGCTGTCAGTCGTTTGGGGGTGACGCGCGAGATGCCGCTGTTGACGCGCCCGTGGCCGATTTGAAATCAGGTTAAGACTGTAGTGAGATATGGTTGCACTCTACGTAATAAACGATATGAAAGCGAGTAGATTGTAATATACTCATCCTATGCAATCGTTTAAAGAGCATCTTGGCATCAATGAGTATACATGTGAGTCACGGATATTTACAACACTCGTCAGAAATGGCTCCAGCTCCAACGGCCACACCTCAATCTCTTACAACCCTTTCAAAGCCCTAATGCCACTAGCAATCTCCTTGCATTTGCTACACAAAAGGTCAGCAAAACTGGAATCCGACTGAAGGCTCTCCTCGAGTGAAAGCAGTATAGCGTACGATCGTAACTTCTCGGTCTGTTTCCGTCTCTCCTCAAgttccttctccatgaGCAACACGAGCGTAGCTTCGCTTTGAGCACTTCTCAGCTGGTTAGAGGCTACCATCATGTTTGCACTTAAGTTGGTCAAATGTTGAATGTACTAGCGTGTTCTGTTGAGCTGGTCTTTCCAACGGCAAAGATCAAGAATAAGCACGTACTTGGTCACCTTCACTAGCCCATCCAGCGGCTGCCAGCTCATTAGGAGTTCTCGCAGTCATAGTAAGTGTATCCAATAGCAGTAGCAGGGTATGTAAGAAGGAATGCAAtaagggaggaagagattctTGTGGCTCAGCCGCAGGGTCTACAAAAGGCGGTAGACCGATTGATTGTGCAGTAGGAATGACCGGCTCGGTCTTCAGGACAGATATCAGACCTGATTGATTACCACATAATGCAAAGCTACTTATACTCACAGTGTACATGGTACCGAAGCACATCCATCTGCCGTCCTCAGTGACCCAATCTGCTCTCGGCCTTCCCAGTGTTCGTTCGAGTTCGAGCTTCTCattttgctcttcctctgtcaAATCCTCCATCCTACTATCCATCCTTATGTCCCTGTCATCttgcttctccttttcaccCTTTCTTTTGTCCCTCTGGTCATTGACAACCAGAGATTTCCCCGTTAATGCTTCATATCGCTCGATTGCCTCGTCCGTGAAAGCTTGGAAATAtggcggaggtggagggaaaagagtgTTGGTTATGGGTAGAGCAGCTTCTTGATGGAGGTTGCTCATTTTTTATGTTATTTTGGTGCGAAAGTATCTATACCATTTAAAGAAGGATCAATTCGGTTGATTATTCGTTGCTCCAAGTGATCCTCGTTTTCCGCCGAAGTATCAACAGCAAAAAAGCAATAGCCTTTCACTGCGTCATCACTTttatctctctttccatcgATCTAATATCTTTATGTTCGGCCGCTCTGATAAGCTCTATATCATGATTACAATGCGAAGAGCAGACTCATAATGACGATTTAGGCAAATTTGATGCACTCCAAAAAGGGCGTCGTGCAATCCAATTCTgttgtctcttcctcagtcCTCCACAGGCTCAGCATCAATCACTAGACAACAGTCCACTGATTATCCATTCTTGCAACACCGATTATCCATCAAAAAGTAAGCATACAGTTCCCACGATGTAATCAAGTGATGCTGCACACCGTCCCACCGTCCCACCGTCAAGCTATAGTCAAAAGAGATCACATCGCAAATACGAAAAAATAATAGTACAGGATTACAGAGATTCACCGCCACCGTCTTATCTAAAATTTACACTAAGAGAACGGAGTTGATGCAACCGTCATTCTCGGGGTTATTTGTGATCTGAGCATACTCTATAGGACAGCGTTAGGGGATGAAAGCCTTGAAGTAAAGAAAAGCACGCACTAGACCAGACGACCTTACCACCGGTGGTAACCATACCCAGTTCACTAACATTGACTTCAAGAATAGTACCCTTGGTAAGAACACCTGTAGAATCCTGAGTCAGTTGTAATGTTCACATGTAATACTTTGAAGACCTACCAAGAGAGGTGTAAAGCGGCGATTGGGGGTTCTTCTTGACACCAAGAATAGGTAATTGGAAGGTGGTCTTGAGCTCGGGGTGGGTGACATTGGCCTTGGTCATACGCTAAACCACCATTAGTACTTATTCAGGATATGGTTCTGAGAACATACCAAACCCATAGGTCGAATGAATCGCTATTATCTTGTCAGGTCAAAGTTAAATCTACTGAAGCAGAAAACTGACCTCAAGTTTAACAGGCTTTCGAGTGAAACCTTCACCAACAAAGGTGGCCTTGTTGACCATACGTTTCCAGCTCTTAGACTTGCTCTTTCCGGTCTTGATGACTTTGaacatctcttcttcggcgaTACCCCTGACCTTGGGAAGAGGCACAGAGTATTTGGCGGCTCGGTCCTTTCTCCGGTCCTTGACGGCTGATGAAAGGGCTTTGGCGTCCTACCGTCTAATCAGCGTCTCTCCCACTATGATCCATGAGACCGTCTCACCTTTTGACTGTCACGATCCAAAAGATAGGCTGGCAAAGCACCCTCCTTGACAGCACCGTCATCCTTTTGCTTAACATTCCTCTCGTCGTGCGCCTTGAGAgttttcttcatctgaaCCTTCTCCGCATGTCGTCGAGCGTGATGGAGCTTAGCCTTGTGACCGAAGATCTTCTGGGCATCAGCAGATGCCTTGTGGGCCTCACGGGCAGTACGCTTTCGCCTTCATTAACGTTAGTGACGGGTCAAAAGCCAGCCAGAGCGCTCTTATAGCAATTACgcacttcttctcctcgtaATCCAATCGCCGACCGTGTCGTTTACGGTGCTCTTCCATATACTCATTCTGCCATAATCATCAGCATAAGTAGGGAAGTGACTGAATAAAGAGGTATACGGACCTGCGGCTATGGGCGAAAAAAAGATTTGTCAGCATCGAATTTGCATCCATCCATATGCACTCACCATGATGTCGGCTTATAATATTTGGATATACGATAGAAGTGGTAATAATAGTAGCGAAGACGCAATGAGGAGAACCAGCAAAGCGATAGTTAAACTGAGTTGAGAAACGATGGCGGCTTGCAAAATTTCTGATTCCGCGCGTTATTTCTCTATTTCCATAATTTTTCTGAAATAGCGCCACGACAGCCCGTACATAAGTCACTCAGACCAATTACAAGCACAAAACAAACCATAATGGGCCTCTCAGAGCGCAAAGTGAAGCGTGAGTCTGCTTGGATCCTAAATTTACATGCCGAACAATTATTCACAAAATCGCTCTTAGAACGTATCGGCCTTGATCCCCGTAACCTGTCATGGTCCGACGATAAAACTCGTTTCTCCTACAAGCACATGCAAGCTCTcggatggaaagaaaacaCAGGTCTTGGAAGCTCTTTCGAGGGTAACCCGAACCACATTGCTGTCGTCCGCAAAGCCGATAATGGAGGTATCGGTATGGCTAGAGCtaggaaagagggagatgaccttgctgctggtgctggtcaGGCTGGTCAGGGCTTGGAGGAAGTGTTAAGGCGATTGGCTGCGGCTAGTGCAAGCCCTAGTCCTAGTCCCAGTCCTTTGACCACACCTGTGACTGAAGAGAAGCCTAAAGAGCCCGTGGTTGTGCGTAACAAAATCGCGTAAGTCTGAATTGATTATGTGATGAGCGTAGCTCATATTTTACGCAGTTCACGACAAAGACATTTGGCCGCTAAAAGAGCGGCCGTTCAATCCCCCCAAGCTCTCGCTGAGATCCTCGGTGTCCCAGTATcgtctcttccttctaccGCCTTTGCGACCCCATCACCTCTcgcctcatcttcgtccacCCCTCAACCTGAAACAAAACCCGAAACCAAGCCAGACGTCAAGCCCACTATGGCAGAGCTCgaatcatcttcccctctcaAATCAGACCGCACATCTGAAGATCTGGTCACGACATCTAAAGTCTCCGTTTCCGATTACTTTCGGCAGAAGATGCGCGAGAAAATGCTTATTCGacaggctgctgctggtggcaGTTCCTGCGTTAAGGTGGAGGATCTCCCCGCGCACAGTCTGGAGAAAatgggtgaggaggaagaaaggaagccTGCTGTGGGCTCTGAGTGGGAGGGCACTAAGATGACCTTCGAGGAGCAGACACAAGAGTTTGAGCCTTCGgattctgctgctgctattcccaaagaagacgatgagaaAGCCCTGAAaaaggcgaggaaggaggcTAAGAGACTGGCAAAATTAGATAAGGAGAAAGTCAAGAGCGAAGAGCATGATCCGATACATGAGGCTCATCAGGCGCTTGAGGCATTCGAGCATGCTGGGGAAGTGCAGGACGAGGGcaaggacgagaagaaaaagcgaaaagaggaaaagaagaggaaaagggaggagaaagaagtgaaggaaaaggagaagaagcggaagcGCGATAACagcgaagacgaggaaaagggaaagaaggataagaagtGCAAGGAGCataggaaggaaaaagagaggaagaaggagaagagctcATAGATGCGGTGTTTTAAGTCATATCTTGTTGTCATATACCGAGCAATTAATACCCTCATACTTTTGGGCTATTATGTATGTCATTCTACGCTATGCCGTGCAACATTTTAGCTATTGTGATGAGAGGTCTGAGGCAAACAATAATCTTGTACTAGCTTTTCGACCGTCTTGGATGATCGACAACGTTTGCATAAGGGTTGTCAACGCACATGTGAGCGCTTCATGTTGATCAAGTATGATTCCTTTAGACAAAAGGATAAGCAAGTACAGCAGCCTCGTTATAGCAATCCTTCACGCAACGCACAAGGATAAGTTATGAAGCCCAACGCACAAGCAATGCCTTATTACCCTGTATAAATAAGCGTCATGGCCATTAGCGAATGCTCCACTATTCAGCTCCACTCGCTGGTCACAGCCGACctcacctccttccccgAAGATTAAGggtatctcttctttttccaatTGAACTTTCTGTGAAGCTCCATTCATGCATAAAAGCTACCTAGGCGACGCCTCCATCTATATTGACCTGCTCAGCGTGAGAGGAGACAATCCCCAATTCTAGATAGTGGGGTGCTCCTTGCCACCCGCTGAATTTTTGCATGCAACTTTTATGTGCCTGGGGCGGCCCTCCACCTTAAATTCTCCGCTGTCGGAGCAGCTCAATCCTACACTTCTCTCGCTTATCTTGCCCCACTGCATAAATGCCACACTCGGCGAGATACGGCGTTTGAAGAGAATAAAATTTCATGTGTGCTTTGCATATTCGGGAAGTTTCGAAAAAATGCAGGATTTTCTGAATTAATCCGAGAATCCGCCCTGCCCATCAAACGAAAAGAATTAAATCCCTCGCACTTTTCATTCTCCCACCACCTTCTTTATCTCTACTTTCTTTAACAAAACACCTAGGTGAGTACCCGAATCTTTTAAAGCCTTCAGCATCCTCGCCAGTAGTGCTGCGCGTGAGACCAGTCTGGTTGGTGGCCTGTTCAGGTGAAGTGGGCCAGAGTGGAGCGGAGCACGATCGGTCACCGGAAATCCTCCTGTCTTAGACAATCGGCTGCTTGCTTTTACATCACCTGTTGGGTCGACAACAGACTACTGTATCTTTCCTGCAGAGCTCAAGTGAGCTTTCGGATATCGGAGCAGTTTTTTGGTAGCTCTTGAAAATTTTCATCGCCCCATCAGATacattctttccttttttcccaCAACGCCCGAGCGCTTCTTGTGTCTGACTGTTTTTACCTTGCACACATGCTAACGATTCCACAGAAAACTTCAAAATGGGTAAGGAGAAGCTCCACGTGTAAGTACATGTCTTCCACTTGTCGTCGACTCGACCTTTGCTTACATTCTCCTCAGCAACGTCGTTGTTATCGGTCACGTCGACTCCGGTAAGTCGACCACTACCGGTCACTTGATCTACAAGTGCGGTGGTATCGACAAGCGAACCATTGAGAAGTtcgagaaggaggctgCCGAACTCGGAAAGTGTGAGTGAAAATTTTCATATGGTGTTCTTTCACCTTTTtctgacttttttttttccttaGCTTCTTTCAAGTACGCCTGGGTTCTCGACAAGCTTAAGGCTGAGCGAGAGCGAGGTATCACCATCGACATTGCTCTTTGGAAGTTCGAGACCCCCAAGTACCAGGTCACCGTCATTGACGCCCCCGGTCACCGAGACTTCATCAAGAACATGATCACCGGTACCTCCCAGGCTGACTGtgccatcctcatcattgcCACCGGTATCGGTGAGTTCGAGGCTGGTATCTCCAAGGACGGTCAGACCCGAGAGCACGCTCTCCTCGCCTTCACCCTCGGTGTCAGGCAGCTCATTGTTGCTTGCAACAAGATGGACACCTGCAAGTGGTCCGAGGACCGATTCAACGAAATCGTCAAGGAGACCAACGGTTTCATCAAGAAGGTCGGTTACAACCCCAAGGCTGTCCCCTTCGTCCCTATCTCTGGTTGGCACGGTGACAACATGTTGGAGGAGACCAAGAAGTGAGTAACTTGACCTCTGATGTAATAAGATCGCTTTCTGACTTCTCGTGTAGCATGCCCTGGTACAAGGGATGGACCAAGGAGACCAAGTCTGGTGTTTCCAAGGGTAAGACCCTCCTCGAGGCCATCGACGCCATCGAGCCCCCTACCCGACCCACCGACAAGCCCCTCCGTCTCCCTCTCCAGGACGTCTACAAGATCGGTGGTATCGGCACAGTCCCTGTCGGCCGAGTCGAGACCGGTGTCATCAAGGCCGGTATGTTGCTTCATCCCTTTGTCTTCTAACATGGGCTTACTCTTTTCTCAGGTATGGTCGTCAAGTTCGCCCCCACCAACGTTACCACTGAAGTCAAGTCCGTTGAGATGCACCACGAGCAGATCCCCGAGGGTCTCCCCGGAGACAACGTTGGTTTCAACGTCAAGAACGTTTCCATCAAGGACATCCGACGAGGTAATGTCTGTGGTGACTCCAAGAACGACCCCCCTATGGAGGCCGCTTCTTTCAACGCCCAGGTTATCGTCCTTAACCACCCTGGTCAGATCGGTGCCGGTTACACCCCCGTTCTCGACTGTCACACTGCCCGTAAGTCTTGACATCATAACTTCAGTTGGCCTAGGAGGAAACTTACCCTTTTTGCAGACATTGCGTGCAAGTTCGCTGAGTTagtcgagaagattgacCGACGAACCGGTAAGGTCATGGAGGCCGCCCCCAAGTTCGTCAAGTCCGGTGACGCCGCCATTGTCAAGCTTGTTCCCCAGAAGCCTCTCTGTGTTGAGACCTACGCCGACTACCCTCCTCTTGGTCGATTCGCCGTCCGAGACATGCGACAGACCGTCGCCGTCGGTGTTATTAAGTCAGTGGACAAGACGGAGAAGGGTGGCAAGGTCACCAAGGCTGCTGAGAAGGCcaccaagaagaagtaaatACTTCTGCTGTAGTGCCCATTTCGTAGCTTAATATGCACCGGCTGACCGTTGTGTTTGTGTCCCGTGCCTTATTTGCTGTTTTGTTCTCTATTGAATTTTTATTGCTACCCATTACCACTCACAGCACTCGATTTAGGTATCCAGAGGGATAACTTGCTGAAGTTGTTCTCCCATTATAGTGTGCAACTAAGTCATCGCACTTCGTCGTAAAAGGTGGCATGAGGCATGATGGGTAATTTATCTTTTTGACATTGACTATTATACACCACTGAGCAGTCACGACACGACCAACACAGATGCATATTAGGTGTAGAAAGTGATTACTACAGAAATATTTACTTCTAGGTGGCCTCCTCATCAGCAGCCGTGAAAAACGACGATTCAACACAGATATATGATATGATACACATCTTGAGGATCAAACTTAC
The DNA window shown above is from Cryptococcus tetragattii IND107 chromosome 12, whole genome shotgun sequence and carries:
- a CDS encoding ribosome biogenesis protein NSA2, whose protein sequence is MEEHRKRHGRRLDYEEKKRKRTAREAHKASADAQKIFGHKAKLHHARRHAEKVQMKKTLKAHDERNVKQKDDGAVKEGALPAYLLDRDSQKDAKALSSAVKDRRKDRAAKYSVPLPKVRGIAEEEMFKVIKTGKSKSKSWKRMVNKATFVGEGFTRKPVKLERFIRPMGLRMTKANVTHPELKTTFQLPILGVKKNPQSPLYTSLGVLTKGTILEVNVSELGMVTTGGKVVWSKYAQITNNPENDGCINSVLLV
- a CDS encoding translation elongation factor EF-1 alpha; translation: MGKEKLHVNVVVIGHVDSGKSTTTGHLIYKCGGIDKRTIEKFEKEAAELGKSSFKYAWVLDKLKAERERGITIDIALWKFETPKYQVTVIDAPGHRDFIKNMITGTSQADCAILIIATGIGEFEAGISKDGQTREHALLAFTLGVRQLIVACNKMDTCKWSEDRFNEIVKETNGFIKKVGYNPKAVPFVPISGWHGDNMLEETKNMPWYKGWTKETKSGVSKGKTLLEAIDAIEPPTRPTDKPLRLPLQDVYKIGGIGTVPVGRVETGVIKAGMVVKFAPTNVTTEVKSVEMHHEQIPEGLPGDNVGFNVKNVSIKDIRRGNVCGDSKNDPPMEAASFNAQVIVLNHPGQIGAGYTPVLDCHTAHIACKFAELVEKIDRRTGKVMEAAPKFVKSGDAAIVKLVPQKPLCVETYADYPPLGRFAVRDMRQTVAVGVIKSVDKTEKGGKVTKAAEKATKKK